A genomic region of Candidatus Methylomirabilota bacterium contains the following coding sequences:
- a CDS encoding protein phosphatase 2C domain-containing protein: MNHATAANPCDIKAFCCPKSGNSVEEYEDAWAHRQTRTPAGIRVAVADGATESSFAKLWAVLLAESYVRSELAGAEFFARLGAARRLWRRRLAGRPLPWFASEKAEQGAFAAFLGVEIDAHQNRWTALAVGDCCLMQVDDVGKGMRVLKAFPLQQSSQFTMSPYLIGSRSDGEPPHERIQISTGSLRDGDMLLLASDAMAAWLLKQQEDGRPLWRWLYRKLSTPESFAAMVAYGRKHGLRNDDFTLVRVIHHDAPVAAKER, from the coding sequence GTGAACCACGCCACGGCGGCCAACCCGTGCGACATCAAGGCCTTCTGTTGCCCAAAGTCGGGCAACAGTGTTGAGGAATACGAGGATGCATGGGCGCATCGGCAAACTCGTACCCCGGCCGGCATCCGCGTGGCGGTGGCCGATGGCGCCACCGAAAGCAGTTTCGCCAAGCTCTGGGCGGTGTTGCTCGCCGAAAGCTATGTGCGCAGTGAGCTCGCCGGGGCGGAGTTTTTTGCGCGGCTTGGGGCCGCGCGCCGCCTCTGGCGGCGAAGATTGGCGGGACGCCCGCTCCCCTGGTTCGCCAGCGAAAAGGCCGAGCAGGGCGCGTTCGCGGCGTTTCTCGGCGTCGAGATTGACGCTCACCAGAACCGGTGGACGGCGCTGGCCGTTGGTGACTGTTGCCTCATGCAGGTCGATGACGTCGGTAAAGGGATGCGGGTGCTCAAAGCGTTCCCCTTGCAGCAATCGTCGCAATTCACCATGAGCCCGTATCTGATCGGCTCGAGATCGGACGGCGAACCGCCGCACGAACGGATCCAAATCAGCACGGGCAGCCTGCGCGATGGAGACATGCTTCTGCTCGCCAGCGATGCGATGGCCGCCTGGCTGCTGAAACAGCAGGAAGACGGGCGACCATTGTGGAGGTGGCTGTACCGGAAGCTGAGTACGCCAGAGAGCTTTGCCGCGATGGTCGCCTACGGCCGCAAGCATGGATTGCGCAACGACGACTTTACCCTGGTCCGCGTCATTCATCACGATGCACCGGTTGCAGCGAAGGAGA
- a CDS encoding vWA domain-containing protein: MAYQAEISRKTPGCFLFLIDQSESMEDAFGGGEAGRRKAEELATILNKLIHNLCIRCAKSDSIYDYFHVGVLGYSEDSCKPALGGELSGRSLVPISELASKPLRIEERTKQSDDGAGGVMDQTVKFPVWFDPYGKGGTPMCAALKDATKIVETWCQEHPQGFPPIVINITDGEATDGDLVAAARKLTAVGGEDGSALLFNIHLSSTAGPSIELPGNANKLPDQYAKALFDASSTLTPFMVARATELGLPAAEDSRGFIFNAQPLHVIHFLDIGTRPANVRLR; encoded by the coding sequence ATGGCATACCAGGCCGAAATCAGTCGTAAGACCCCGGGTTGTTTCTTGTTTTTGATCGACCAGTCGGAGTCGATGGAAGACGCTTTTGGCGGCGGAGAGGCTGGCAGAAGGAAGGCCGAGGAGCTGGCGACGATACTCAACAAGCTTATTCATAATCTGTGCATCCGTTGCGCCAAATCGGACTCTATTTACGACTACTTTCACGTCGGTGTGCTGGGCTACAGCGAAGACAGCTGTAAACCGGCGCTCGGCGGTGAGCTGAGCGGGCGCTCTTTGGTACCGATCAGTGAATTGGCAAGCAAGCCGTTGCGCATCGAAGAACGAACAAAGCAATCGGACGATGGCGCCGGCGGGGTGATGGACCAAACTGTGAAATTTCCAGTCTGGTTCGACCCATATGGGAAAGGGGGTACTCCGATGTGCGCCGCGCTCAAGGACGCAACCAAGATTGTCGAGACGTGGTGCCAGGAGCATCCGCAGGGATTTCCGCCGATCGTCATCAACATCACCGACGGCGAGGCAACGGATGGAGATCTCGTGGCCGCGGCGCGTAAGTTGACGGCGGTCGGCGGCGAGGACGGTTCGGCGTTGCTCTTCAACATCCATCTGTCGTCGACGGCCGGGCCATCGATCGAATTGCCGGGCAACGCCAACAAACTTCCGGATCAGTATGCCAAGGCGCTGTTTGACGCGTCATCGACGCTCACACCGTTCATGGTTGCACGCGCGACGGAGCTGGGTTTGCCGGCCGCGGAAGACTCGCGCGGATTCATCTTCAACGCGCAGCCGTTGCACGTAATCCATTTTCTCGATATCGGCACGCGGCCGGCTAATGTGCGCCTGCGCTGA
- a CDS encoding alpha/beta hydrolase — MFKMWPQDFDWSWHLIRPIAEGIYGGGEFNEIYRAAERMTLGDKESWYREWLHLAEEIDGLGRQAQAAGHTISARDHYLRACNYYRWAEFFLLPEDTRRVHTYDRCVACFRAAGRYFTPPLEQVEVPYEDTTLPGYFYPAMNEGGKKAPGLVYVAGADVLKEELYFLGGRAAIERGMALLVVDMPGQGETLRHRRIVSRHDYEVPVGAAIDYLQRRPEVDDSRIALIGRSFGGYYAARAAAFEKRLSACAIFGALYDGVDLYDTYPSIRNQLRWLTGAKDLEDARERLKAFSLKGVVDKISCPLLVVHGEDDHLVPARHAQRIYDEARTEKQLILYKPGEPGSIHCSYDGFPYTIPALFDWLADRLAVRARR, encoded by the coding sequence TCTGATCCGTCCGATCGCCGAAGGGATTTACGGCGGCGGCGAGTTCAACGAGATCTACCGGGCCGCGGAGCGCATGACCTTGGGCGACAAGGAGTCGTGGTACCGCGAGTGGCTGCACCTCGCCGAGGAGATTGACGGCCTGGGAAGACAGGCGCAAGCGGCCGGTCACACGATCAGCGCCCGCGATCACTATCTGCGCGCCTGCAACTATTACCGCTGGGCCGAGTTCTTCCTTCTCCCCGAGGACACGCGACGCGTTCACACCTACGACCGCTGCGTCGCGTGTTTCCGAGCCGCCGGCCGTTACTTCACGCCGCCTCTGGAACAGGTGGAGGTGCCGTACGAGGACACCACGCTGCCCGGATACTTCTACCCGGCCATGAACGAGGGCGGGAAGAAGGCGCCTGGCCTCGTGTACGTAGCCGGGGCCGACGTGCTGAAGGAGGAGCTGTATTTCCTGGGCGGGAGAGCGGCCATCGAGCGCGGCATGGCGTTACTCGTGGTCGACATGCCGGGACAGGGCGAGACCCTCCGTCATCGCAGGATCGTGAGCCGCCACGATTACGAGGTACCCGTGGGCGCCGCGATCGATTATCTCCAACGACGGCCGGAGGTCGATGACAGCCGGATCGCCCTCATTGGCAGGAGCTTCGGCGGCTATTACGCGGCGCGGGCGGCCGCCTTCGAGAAGCGCCTGAGCGCCTGCGCGATCTTCGGCGCCCTGTACGACGGTGTCGACCTCTACGACACCTATCCTTCCATCCGGAACCAGCTGCGCTGGCTCACGGGAGCGAAGGACCTCGAGGACGCCCGAGAGCGACTGAAGGCCTTTTCCCTGAAGGGCGTGGTAGACAAGATCTCCTGCCCGCTCCTCGTCGTTCACGGCGAGGACGACCACCTCGTGCCCGCGCGGCATGCGCAGCGCATCTATGACGAGGCGCGGACCGAGAAGCAGCTCATCCTTTATAAGCCCGGGGAGCCGGGCTCCATTCATTGTTCGTACGATGGATTCCCCTACACCATCCCTGCCTTGTTCGATTGGCTTGCCGATCGGCTCGCGGTGAGGGCACGGAGATAG